Genomic window (Methanocaldococcus sp.):
TAATATTTGAGAATACCACATTAAGCCACCCCACATAATATAGGCAATTGGATATACTGCTAACCTAACTACAATCCTTCTATCCACAAATATCACCAAAGAGTTTTTAAATACAATAAATTAAGGTGAGATTATTAAATTTTTAGAATTTATAGTTGATTTCCTACAAAAAAATGTAAAAACAATATTTTCCTATCCCGGAGAGCAGATATTTCCACTTTATAATGAGATAGAAAATAGTAGTATAAAAAATATTATGGCTAAAGATGAGAGAGGATCTGGCTTTATGGCTGATGGTTATGCAAGAATAACTAACTATATAGGAGTTTGCTTGGTAACTGCTGGACCAGGAAGCACAAATTTAACTACTCCAATAGCTAATGCTTACAAAGATAACTCCTCAGTATTAGCCATAACTGGAAGATGCGAAAGAAAATATATTAGTAAAAATTACTTCCAAGAGATTAATATGGATTTTTTAAATTTTTACAAAGGGTATTTTATTAACAACGCTGATATAAATTCTATTGTTTCAGCATTTAGAGATTGTCTATACAACAAAAAGCCAGTTCAGATAAATATTCCCTCTGATGTATATAAAGATAAAGTTGATGAAAATGATTTATATAACAATAATATATATTATAATAATGATAATAAAATAAACATTGATGAAATTGTTGATAAAATAAACTCCGAACTGTCTAATGCTAAAAAACCACTATTTTTAATTGGGCAAGGGATTTATGGAAATTTAAGTTATAATGAAATGCTAAAAATATCCAAAATTTTGGAAAAATTAGATTGTCCAATATCTACAACATTTCCAAGTAGAGGAGTTATTGATGAAAATTTAAATAACTGTGTGGGTTTAGTTGGTAGAAGAGGAGATATAAAATCTTTATTGGAGGCAGATAAGATAATAAATTTTGGTTCGTCACTTTCATACAATACATATGTTGAAAGTGTTAGGGAAAAACTTTTAAAGAAAACTGTAAATATAAACCTAAAACCAAAAAGTATTAAAGAGTTAAAAGAATTTTTTGAAAATTTAAGTATAGATAATAATTGGTTTTACTACAAAGAAAATAAATTCTCTCCTAAGGGAGATTATTCTAATAAAATAAATGAGATAATTGAAAGTATTCCAAAAGATTCTATAATAGTTACAGACGCTGGAAAACATACGGTATTTACTTGCCTATTAAAAAAATGCATTGTTCCAAGAAATATTATTTCCTCTCATTCCTTTGGATCTATGGGCTTTGGTTTGCCAGTTTCAATAGGAGTTAAATTTGGATGTATCGATTTTAATATTGATAGAGATATTGTACTGATTAGTGGGGATGGAGGATTTTTAATGAATGTTGAAGAATTACAAGTAGTTTCTGAAAATAATTTAAAAATTTTAATGATTGTAATGAAAAATAATAAATTGGCTGAATTTTGTAAAATAAAAAATCCTAACTTTAATAAATTGGCTGATGCCTTTGGAATAGATAACTGCTACATAGAAAAAGTTGATGAGATTAGTTCAACAATTAAAGAGTTTTTAAAGAAAGATAAGCCATTATTAATGGTTATTGAGACAGAGGATGAAAAACTACCTAACCCAAATATGTAAATCTTTAAAATTATTAATTAATTGGATAATTTAAATTACTAAATTAATGGAGGGATACTATGGAAGTTTTAACTGAGTTATTTAACATTTTATCAAAAGATTTACACTTTAATGTTACAAAATTG
Coding sequences:
- a CDS encoding thiamine pyrophosphate-binding protein yields the protein MKFLEFIVDFLQKNVKTIFSYPGEQIFPLYNEIENSSIKNIMAKDERGSGFMADGYARITNYIGVCLVTAGPGSTNLTTPIANAYKDNSSVLAITGRCERKYISKNYFQEINMDFLNFYKGYFINNADINSIVSAFRDCLYNKKPVQINIPSDVYKDKVDENDLYNNNIYYNNDNKINIDEIVDKINSELSNAKKPLFLIGQGIYGNLSYNEMLKISKILEKLDCPISTTFPSRGVIDENLNNCVGLVGRRGDIKSLLEADKIINFGSSLSYNTYVESVREKLLKKTVNINLKPKSIKELKEFFENLSIDNNWFYYKENKFSPKGDYSNKINEIIESIPKDSIIVTDAGKHTVFTCLLKKCIVPRNIISSHSFGSMGFGLPVSIGVKFGCIDFNIDRDIVLISGDGGFLMNVEELQVVSENNLKILMIVMKNNKLAEFCKIKNPNFNKLADAFGIDNCYIEKVDEISSTIKEFLKKDKPLLMVIETEDEKLPNPNM